One part of the Peptococcaceae bacterium genome encodes these proteins:
- a CDS encoding anti-sigma-F factor Fin family protein, which translates to MRLIYICEECGRYIDEIQLAGWNETLLGFDILTPEERDDLLCLDWDRRVGTVRSICESCWSKHNPAESGRGQPVH; encoded by the coding sequence TTGCGCCTCATTTACATTTGCGAAGAATGCGGCAGGTACATAGACGAAATCCAGCTGGCTGGCTGGAACGAAACCCTCCTTGGTTTTGATATTCTCACTCCCGAAGAGAGAGACGACCTGCTGTGCCTTGACTGGGACCGCCGGGTGGGGACCGTGCGGTCCATCTGCGAGTCCTGCTGGTCCAAACACAATCCCGCCGAGAGCGGCCGTGGGCAGCCGGTTCACTAG